A genomic window from Montipora capricornis isolate CH-2021 chromosome 8, ASM3666992v2, whole genome shotgun sequence includes:
- the LOC138013595 gene encoding uncharacterized protein yields the protein MLLQEKFKKIDQNFCFQAVQAVTLKNPPTAPLLSERPEGTTPFNVIGVDFAGPVKYRSKPKEERKVYVILYLCSLPRGVFLELLPSLDTTDFIQSLKRFNARRGYSSKVYSDHGKIFVAAAKWLKKVRREERSHFFLSERSIQWQFNLSRVPCRGGQFERLVGLMKSMFYKTVGQGLLTWKELSEVIRDIEVAMNDRPLSVSLNKLQDSTLFYTILCYVEDAVQLPTLTSNVFLMLNCSVLSELQPYHIKERDMRKRGKFLMKTKDVMWRRWTTDYLSALP from the coding sequence ATGCTCCTTCAAGAAAAGTTCAAAAAAATTGACCAAAATTTCTGTTTCCAAGCCGTTCAAGCCGTAACCTTGAAGAATCCACCCACCGCACCGCTGCTCAGCGAAAGACCAGAAGGAACTACACCTTTCAACGTGATAGGTGTTGATTTCGCCGGTCCTGTAAAGTACCGCAGCAAGCCCAAGGAAGAACGGAAAGTGTACGTGATCTTGTACTTGTGTAGCCTTCCTCGCGGAGTGTTCTTGGAGTTATTGCCAAGTTTGGACACTACCGACTTCATCCAAAGTTTAAAGCGCTTTAATGCCAGGAGAGGATATTCATCGAAAGTCTATTCAGACCATGGTAAAATCTTTGTCGCCGCTGCCAAGTGGTTAAAGAAAGTGCGGAGAGAGGAAAGATCCCATTTCTTTCTGAGCGAGCGTTCCATCCAGTGGCAGTTTAACCTCAGTCGAGTGCCATGCAGGGGTGGACAGTTTGAGCGTCTCGTTGGATTGATGAAGTCCATGTTCTACAAAACAGTTGGCCAAGGTCTGCTTACCTGGAAAGAACTGAGTGAAGTCATCCGGGATATTGAAGTTGCGATGAACGACCGCCCGTTGTCAGTGAGTTTAAATAAACTTCAAGATTCTACTCTGTTCTACACTATTCTATGTTACGTGGAAGACGCCGTGCAACTTCCGACGTTAACCTCGAATGTTTTCCTGATGCTAAACTGCAGTGTTCTGTCCGAGTTGCAACCCTATCACATAAAAGAAAGAGATATGAGGAAACGCGGCAAGTTCCTGATGAAAACTAAAGATGTGATGTGGCGTAGGTGGACGACCGATTACTTGAGCGCGCTTCCGTGA
- the LOC138059185 gene encoding target of rapamycin complex subunit lst8-like, with product MTEADGSSDPVILATAGYDHAIKFWQAHSGICHRTVQHPDSQVNAMQITPDRQLLAAAGYQHIRMYDINSSNPNPVLNYDGVSKNVTAVGFHEDGKWMYTGGEDCSARIWDLRSRNLQCQRVFQVNAPVNCVCLHPNQGELIVGDQSGAIHMWDLKTDHNEQLIPESGASILSITIDREASYMAAVNNQGNCYVWRLTGGTRDDPTVLHPRTKIPRAHKRAALKCLFSPDSCFLATTSADTTVNIWQTADFSLKKTLKEANQRWVWDCAFSEDSQYLITASSDNMARLWNLDHGEVVREYSGHQKAVVALAFRDAHAV from the exons ATGACTGAGGCAGATGGATCAAGTGACCCAGTTATTCTGGCAACAGCAGGGTATGATCATGCTATCAAATTTTGGCAAGCTCACAGTGGAATTTGTCATAGGACAGTCCAGCATCCAGACTCT CAAGTCAATGCCATGCAGATCACCCCTGATAGACAGTTATTAGCTGCAGCAG GTTATCAACACATCCGCATGTATGACATCAACTCAAGCAACCCAAATCCT GTTTTGAATTACGATGGGGTGTCCAAAAATGTGACAGCAGTAGGGTTTCATGAAGACGGCAAATGGATGTACACAGGTGGTGAAGATTGTTCAGCCAGAATATGGGATTTAAG GTCTCGAAATCTTCAGTGTCAGAGAGTGTTTCAAGTAAATGCTCCAGTAAACTGTGTTTGTCTTCACCCTAACCAG GGTGAGCTCATTGTTGGCGATCAAAGTGGTGCAATTCACATGTGGGACTTAAAGACAGATCACAATGAACAACTT ATTCCTGAGTCAGGTGCATCTATTCTGTCCATCACTATTGATAGAGAGGCATCATACATGGCAGCTGTCAATAATCAG GGTAACTGCTATGTATGGAGGTTAACAGGAGGAACCAGAGATGACCCAACGGTCCTGCACCCTAGAACAAAAATCCCCCGCGCACATAAACGAGCAGCCTTAAAGTGCCTGTTCAGCCCAGACTCTTG CTTCTTAGCCACAACATCGGCAGACACCACAGTCAACATTTGGCAAACAGCTGACTTTTCTCTCAAAAAGACTCTCAAAGAAGCAAATCAAAGATGGGTGTGGGACTGTGCATTCTCTGAAGACTCTCAATATCTTATTACAG CATCTTCCGACAACATGGCTCGTTTATGGAATTTGGATCATGGTGAAGTGGTACGTGAATACAGTGGACATCAAAAAGCTGTGGTCGCACTTGCTTTTAGAGATGCTCATGCTGTGTAG